A single genomic interval of Dysidea avara chromosome 8, odDysAvar1.4, whole genome shotgun sequence harbors:
- the LOC136264362 gene encoding transient receptor potential cation channel subfamily A member 1-like: protein MNGHRHSVAGLELKERYKAIPKILSPLDGRVLEPSAEELAAEGKLTELEKVEDHSKLRRKSHHGFTLLHHASIENRGEIVEFLVTKGCDIDAGDDVEQSALHKAAMFGHAEFVKILLDNGVNVNKRDSDGNTALHAAIINGGDVKVIELLVTKADPCVNNNRGQNALHIAVKYHKIDAIKLILNHTQISEIFADSDDEGYTPLLLAVSLGHFDTTEELLNRQDLGIDISATTKKGKSIIHLAAITHNTNLLAHILEIPNALYLINNRDNMTHTPLHDAAEHGSLKQVIRLLDRGGLVVSTKDGYSPLHYACFRGHLNVATKLLKRHPFQKDLTTKNGDTALHLAATSGYPAIVKLLLDNGVPITHNAQQASFLDIAMFRRDSCVASVAVKHDRWQECLDLISPIHPAPMIHLIHTLPDVAQAVMDHSITSAQLHPNDPGYWKNFNFKYILNQAESTSTFHCNRTWYQLILYYIYLLFTIPKENNANPLIVIDEMLQYDRSDLLVHPLLLTFLNLKWRKYGRAYIQIRASLLALLTILLSALVAFSDPPRPSMSYNNATATSEEIGSNQTVEETSSEFCFDSVPDGLEGVTLIVNLAYIMVLVGQIISYIRQRKAYVVHWFHTLTEICTVIFTTIFIISNPTIWLAAVSALLCAWLALNLFTRYFDVFGLYPIMFYDLLIRITKALLVGLYYVIGFGLIIYILIGEEVGYNDPIISIYNTFFAAFRGFNFFLLEQKETSWQEGIDSFEYRKTTYIVVLVLTVVLTIALSSLLIGIAVGSIGNIEKDALLYQAKLKIRLFLELDPHIPKFLENTIVPKSYKFTGSDSMTDRAYSLWNFLVSKFAPPFQHSGHAEIKEKHEDNKQKDMHYRIKAMERQIESVLKHQKLLMEQLSKK, encoded by the coding sequence ATGAATGGACACAGACACTCTGTTGCTGGCCTTGAACTAAAAGAGAGATACAAAGCTATTCCAAAAATTTTATCACCTTTAGATGGAAGGGTGTTAGAACCTTCTGCAGAAGAGCTAGCAGCTGAAGGAAAGCTCACCGAACTGGAGAAAGTTGAAGATCACTCAAAGCTACGTAGGAAAAGCCACCATGGGTTTACTCTACTTCATCATGCATCTATAGAAAACAGAGGAGAGATTGTTGAGTTTCTGGTGACTAAAGGTTGTGACATTGATGCAGGTGATGATGTTGAACAGTCAGCTTTACACAAAGCAGCAATGTTTGGTCATGCAGAGTTTGTAAAAATTCTTCTTGACAATGGAGTCAATGTGAACAAACGTGACAGCGATGGAAACACTGCACTTCATGCTGCTATTATCAATGGGGGAGATGTTAAAGTAATAGAACTATTAGTTACAAAAGCTGACCCTTGTGTTAATAATAACAGAGGTCAAAATGCACTTCATATTGCGGTCAAATACCATAAAATTGATGCAATCAAATTGATTCTCAACCACACACAGATATCTGAAATATTTGCTGATTCTGATGATGAAGGTTACACACCACTACTTCTGGCAGTAAGTTTGGGTCACTTTGACACAACAGAAGAATTGCTGAACAGGCAAGACCTAGGTATCGACATTTCTGCAACCACCAAGAAAGGAAAATCCATTATCCACCTTGCAGCTATTACTCACAACACAAATTTGTTAGCTCATATTCTTGAGATTCCAAATGCCTTGTATCTCATTAACAATCGTGACAATATGACACACACTCCACTGCATGATGCTGCAGAACATGGAAGCTTAAAACAAGTGATAAGGTTGTTAGATAGAGGTGGGTTGGTGGTTAGCACCAAAGATGGCTATTCACCTCTTCACTATGCATGCTTTCGTGGCCATCTAAATGTGGCAACAAAACTACTAAAGCGACATCCATTTCAAAAGGATTTAACAACAAAGAATGGCGATACCGCTTTGCATTTAGCAGCTACAAGTGGTTATCCTGCAATTGTAAAGCTTCTTCTTGACAATGGAGTCCCAATCACTCACAATGCACAGCAAGCTAGCTTTCTTGACATAGCCATGTTCAGAAGGGACAGTTGTGTGGCATCGGTTGCAGTTAAGCATGACAGGTGGCAAGAATGCTTAGATTTGATCTCACCAATTCATCCAGCTCCGATGATTCATCTTATTCATACACTTCCAGACGTTGCCCAGGCTGTGATGGACCACAGCATCACTTCCGCACAACTGCATCCGAATGACCCGGGTTACTGGAAGAATTTCAATTTCAAATATATTTTAAATCAGGCAGAAAGCACAAGCACTTTCCATTGTAATCGTACATGGTACCAGCTTATTCTTTACTACATCTATCTACTGTTTACAATTCCCAAAGAAAACAATGCCAACCCATTAATTGTGATCGACGAAATGTTACAGTATGATCGAAGTGATCTTCTGGTACATCCACTGCTGCTAACCTTCTTGAATCTAAAATGGAGAAAGTATGGTAGAGCATACATCCAAATTAGAGCTAGTTTACTTGCCCTACTCACAATTCTTTTGAGTGCACTGGTAGCATTTTCTGACCCACCCAGACCATCAATGTCATATAACAATGCAACTGCAACTTCAGAGGAAATTGGTAGTAATCAGACAGTGGAGGAAACATCAAGTGAATTTTGTTTTGACTCAGTACCAGATGGCCTTGAAGGAGTCACCTTGATTGTTAACCTTGCCTATATCATGGTGTTAGTTGGTCAAATTATCTCCTATATTCGACAAAGGAAAGCGTACGTTGTCCACTGGTTCCATACACTTACTGAAATTTGCACAGTTATTTTTACTACCATCTTCATAATTAGTAACCCTACAATATGGCTCGCTGCAGTTTCTGCTCTCTTGTGTGCTTGGTTGGCTCTAAATCTTTTCACTCGTTACTTTGATGTGTTTGGTTTGTATCCTATTATGTTTTATGACTTACTGATAAGGATTACCAAAGCTTTGCTTGTTGGATTGTACTATGTTATAGGATTTGGTTTGATAATTTACATACTTATTGGAGAAGAAGTTGGATACAATGATCCAATTATATCAATTTATAACACATTCTTTGCAGCATTTCGTGGCTTTAATTTTTTCCTACTTGAGCAGAAAGAAACATCCTGGCAAGAAGGGATAGATTCCTTTGAATACAGGAAAACTACATACATTGTTGTATTAGTGCTAACTGTTGTGCTTACTATTGCACTAAGCAGTTTGTTGATTGGAATTGCTGTTGGTAGCATTGGAAATATTGAAAAAGATGCACTACTCTATCAGGCAAAGCTAAAAATACGATTGTTTCTTGAGTTGGATCCACACATTCCAAAATTCCTAGAAAATACAATTGTTCCAAAATCTTACAAATTTACAGGATCAGATTCCATGACTGATAGAGCATACAGTCTTTGGAATTTTTTGGTATCTAAATTTGCACCACCTTTCCAACACAGTGGGCATGCAGAAATAAAAGAAAAGCATGAAGACAACAAGCAGAAAGATATGCATTATCGTATTAAGGCAATGGAACGTCAAATTGAATCAGTATTAAAGCATCAAAAGTTATTGATGGAACAGCTTTCAAAAAAGTGA